Part of the Desulfolutivibrio sulfoxidireducens genome is shown below.
CAACATGCCGAGCTGGTCTTGAAGCGGCAGTCCCTTGGGACAGACGTCCTCGCACCCCAGAAGGCCCATGCAGCCGAAGATGCCCTGGTCGTTGCCCACGATCTCGAAGTATTCCGCGTCGGTACGCTCGTCGCGGGGATCGAGGATGAACCGGGCGATACGGTTTAAGCCCACGGCCCCCAGGAAATCCGGGCGCATGAGCGCGGTGCCGCAGGCGGCCACGCAGCAGCCGCATTCGATGCACCGCTCCAACTCGTAGATCTCCTCGGCCAGGGAGTTGTCCATGCGTTCCTCGAGGGCGGCCGGGTCAAATTCCTTGCTGGTATGCACCCAGGATTCGACCTTCTGGTACATCTCCCGAAACCAGGTGCCGGTGTCCACGGACAAATCGCCCACGAGCTTGAAGGCCGGCAGCGGCATGAGCGTGATCTCGTCGGGCAGGTCCTTGGTCTTGGTGTGGCAGGCCAGGCCCGGGCGGCCGTTGATGATCATGCCGCAGGCGCCGCAGATGCCGGCGCGGCAGCAGAAGTCGAACATCAGCGAGGGGTCCTGCTCCTCGCGGATGCGGTTTAGGGCGATAAAAAGGGTCATGCGGTCGGTCTCGTCGAGCATGAACTTGTCCATGCGCGGCGGTGTGCCGGGATCCTGGGGATTGCAGCGGAAGATGTTGAACGTGAGTATTCTGGACATGGCGTCTATCCTTTAGGCGCTGATGATTTTTCCGCCGCCGTAGCCACGGTCGCCGGGGGGGATTTCGAAGATCTTGGAGGCCGGTTCGTAGGCCAGTTCCGGCAGGGAGGCGCCCTCGGGCCAGGTGGCCAGGGTCCGGCTCAGCCAGTCGCGGTCGTTGCGTTCGGGGAAGTCCTCGCGGGTATGGCTGCCCCGGCTCTCGGTGCGTTTGAGCGCCC
Proteins encoded:
- a CDS encoding fumarate reductase iron-sulfur subunit, whose protein sequence is MSRILTFNIFRCNPQDPGTPPRMDKFMLDETDRMTLFIALNRIREEQDPSLMFDFCCRAGICGACGMIINGRPGLACHTKTKDLPDEITLMPLPAFKLVGDLSVDTGTWFREMYQKVESWVHTSKEFDPAALEERMDNSLAEEIYELERCIECGCCVAACGTALMRPDFLGAVGLNRIARFILDPRDERTDAEYFEIVGNDQGIFGCMGLLGCEDVCPKGLPLQDQLGMLRRKMAFTALKSIVGKHKHKHKHA